The following are encoded in a window of Bremerella alba genomic DNA:
- a CDS encoding DUF1559 domain-containing protein, translating into MRASRGFTLVELLVVIAIIGVLIALLLPAVQQAREAARRMQCSNNLKQLGLAIHNYHDTFQNFPGGTYACCWGTWQVSILPFIEQKNLYDNYNITDKYVTSDSRYSGDDNIDVTTVELSALTCPSDTPNKPLGSITSHSYGANYGNTDYDQGTVNGVEFHGAPFKYVNNDEGSKGYQGFRDITDGTANTVLFAEKLQGEGKDLRAYSWWGDGSSVSGYLTPNTSDADRIYSASYCNNLPLKNLPCAASTSSAPSMFAARSRHPGGVQVVLCDGSSRFITETIQVDTWRNLMSSRDGQVLGEF; encoded by the coding sequence ATGCGCGCTTCTCGAGGATTCACCCTCGTAGAACTTCTTGTCGTGATTGCCATTATTGGCGTGTTGATTGCCTTGCTTCTGCCAGCCGTGCAACAGGCCCGAGAAGCTGCTCGAAGAATGCAATGTTCTAATAATTTAAAGCAATTGGGACTGGCAATTCACAACTATCACGACACGTTTCAGAACTTCCCAGGCGGCACTTACGCCTGCTGTTGGGGAACCTGGCAGGTCTCGATTCTGCCGTTCATCGAGCAGAAAAATCTGTACGACAACTACAACATCACCGACAAGTACGTCACCAGCGACTCTCGCTACAGCGGCGATGACAATATTGACGTAACGACGGTCGAACTCAGCGCACTAACGTGCCCGAGTGATACCCCCAACAAGCCGCTTGGGTCGATCACCTCGCACAGCTACGGCGCGAACTACGGTAACACCGATTACGACCAGGGCACCGTCAATGGAGTGGAGTTCCATGGAGCTCCGTTTAAGTACGTCAACAACGATGAGGGCTCGAAGGGCTATCAAGGGTTCCGTGATATTACCGATGGTACTGCCAATACGGTTCTGTTTGCCGAGAAACTGCAGGGCGAAGGGAAAGACCTCAGGGCCTATTCATGGTGGGGTGACGGGAGCTCGGTGTCTGGTTACTTGACGCCAAATACTTCTGACGCAGATCGTATTTACTCTGCCAGCTACTGCAACAACTTGCCACTGAAGAACCTGCCGTGTGCTGCCTCGACGTCGAGTGCACCGTCGATGTTTGCGGCGCGAAGTCGGCATCCCGGCGGAGTGCAGGTAGTGCTTTGCGATGGTTCGAGTCGCTTTATCACCGAAACCATTCAAGTCGACACTTGGCGAAATCTGATGTCATCGCGCGATGGCCAAGTGCTGGGCGAATTTTAG
- a CDS encoding carboxylesterase family protein — translation MKRQTSYLIALGILWFAAPATAWGTIVELKNGMRLEGSVGKIASMSDDPLKTPTAGAVDNQLIVLVDNDLKRTFVSTYQVQDVQEAAPTPVERVKIDQRVAVSGRSVHAVGEGIRVTPWDEFGRRIYSMQTARGPVDVIQGITEITPQWTRVEGLMADSPHVWDMRIRTSSIPRDKLSQILMRRIDPKDAAQRLQIVRLYLQAERYRDAAAELSALMNDFEDLKKQFGKQYEELIQLSATTLIDEVELRKETGQHNLAYGMLNKFPGDKVASSTLLKVKSMLTEYQTAYERRDKMFNLLREHLAEFTDPAQKPIVEEAIAEIEAELNINNMDRLGPYMRLSDDPSLKIDEKLALGISGWILGPNDSQENLAVALSVFQARDLVSNYVSNRKDVDRRSILEKLKGMEGGSPAYVSKILWFMKPPLSNAEPETSSEIPGYFLMRVPGVPGRSDFFYYVQLPQGYDPYRKYPTIVTLHGAGTTAEQQIDWWSGSHSEKAKIRTGQAARNGYIVIAPIWAEEHQFEYNYSAYEHASVLFSLRHALRHFSIDTDRVFLSGHSMGGDAAWDIGLAHPDLWAGVIPIVAKADKYVARYWENARNVSLYFVCGELDGNKREVNSRDFDRYLTKTNFDTTIVEYRGRGHEHFQDDIQDIFRWMDYHKRVFFPKEYDVVAMRPWDNFFYWLEVSDFPERSLVLPANYPEARKSPVKITAKVLATNGVLVNSGTGKANIYLTPDIVNFDERMTITYDGRNYGNGVKPSTEVMLEDARTRADRLHPFWAKVDTNDR, via the coding sequence ATGAAACGTCAAACGAGTTATCTCATCGCATTGGGTATCCTCTGGTTCGCCGCTCCGGCGACGGCCTGGGGCACGATCGTGGAACTCAAGAACGGGATGCGTCTGGAAGGCTCGGTCGGCAAGATCGCCAGCATGAGCGACGACCCACTCAAAACACCGACCGCCGGTGCCGTCGACAACCAGTTGATTGTCCTGGTCGACAACGACCTAAAGCGAACGTTTGTTTCGACCTACCAGGTACAAGACGTTCAAGAGGCGGCCCCCACCCCGGTCGAACGCGTGAAGATTGATCAACGCGTGGCCGTTTCTGGACGCAGCGTACACGCGGTCGGAGAAGGGATTCGCGTAACACCCTGGGACGAGTTCGGTCGACGAATCTATTCTATGCAAACCGCACGCGGACCCGTCGATGTCATCCAAGGCATCACCGAGATCACACCACAGTGGACGCGTGTCGAAGGCCTGATGGCCGACAGTCCTCATGTTTGGGATATGCGAATCCGCACCAGCAGCATCCCCCGCGATAAGCTGAGTCAGATTCTAATGCGTCGCATCGACCCAAAAGATGCTGCTCAGCGCCTACAGATTGTGCGGCTCTACCTTCAAGCCGAACGCTACCGAGATGCGGCCGCTGAACTTTCAGCGCTAATGAATGACTTCGAGGATTTGAAAAAGCAGTTCGGCAAACAGTACGAAGAATTGATTCAACTGAGCGCCACCACGCTGATCGATGAGGTCGAACTTCGCAAAGAGACGGGGCAGCACAACCTGGCCTATGGCATGTTGAATAAGTTCCCCGGCGATAAGGTTGCCAGTTCGACGCTGCTCAAGGTCAAGTCGATGCTGACCGAGTACCAGACCGCCTACGAACGCCGCGACAAGATGTTTAACTTGCTGAGGGAACATCTCGCAGAGTTTACCGATCCTGCTCAGAAGCCGATCGTCGAAGAGGCGATTGCCGAAATAGAAGCCGAGCTGAATATCAATAATATGGATCGGCTGGGCCCCTACATGCGACTTTCCGATGACCCATCGCTGAAGATCGACGAGAAGTTAGCCTTGGGTATTAGCGGCTGGATACTTGGTCCTAACGATTCTCAGGAAAACCTGGCCGTAGCCCTGAGCGTGTTTCAGGCTCGTGACCTCGTCAGCAATTATGTCAGCAACCGAAAAGACGTCGACCGAAGAAGCATTCTGGAAAAGCTAAAGGGCATGGAAGGCGGCTCGCCGGCGTATGTCTCTAAGATCTTGTGGTTCATGAAGCCGCCACTGTCCAATGCCGAGCCTGAGACGTCCTCAGAGATTCCCGGCTACTTCCTGATGCGCGTGCCAGGCGTGCCTGGGCGTTCCGATTTCTTCTATTACGTTCAGTTGCCACAAGGATACGACCCTTACCGAAAATATCCCACCATCGTGACCTTGCACGGGGCAGGAACCACCGCCGAACAGCAGATCGATTGGTGGTCAGGTTCTCATAGCGAAAAAGCCAAGATCCGTACCGGTCAGGCAGCCCGCAATGGGTATATTGTGATCGCTCCGATTTGGGCGGAAGAGCATCAGTTTGAATACAACTATTCGGCCTACGAGCATGCGTCGGTCCTGTTCAGTTTGCGTCACGCGCTGCGTCATTTCTCGATCGACACCGATCGAGTCTTCCTCAGCGGGCATTCGATGGGGGGCGATGCGGCCTGGGATATCGGCCTAGCACATCCTGACCTGTGGGCCGGTGTCATTCCGATTGTTGCCAAGGCCGATAAGTACGTGGCACGGTACTGGGAGAATGCCCGGAACGTTTCGCTGTACTTCGTCTGCGGGGAACTCGATGGAAATAAACGTGAGGTCAATTCCCGCGACTTCGACCGCTATCTGACGAAAACGAATTTCGATACTACCATTGTCGAATATCGAGGACGTGGGCACGAACATTTCCAGGACGATATTCAGGATATCTTTCGCTGGATGGATTACCACAAACGTGTCTTCTTCCCCAAGGAATATGACGTCGTCGCGATGCGGCCGTGGGACAATTTCTTCTACTGGTTGGAAGTGAGCGACTTCCCCGAACGCAGCCTGGTTTTACCGGCCAACTATCCGGAAGCAAGGAAATCTCCGGTGAAGATCACCGCCAAAGTCCTGGCAACCAATGGTGTTCTCGTGAATAGCGGCACCGGCAAAGCGAACATTTATCTGACGCCAGATATCGTGAACTTCGACGAGCGGATGACGATCACCTACGACGGTCGGAACTACGGCAACGGGGTCAAGCCGTCGACCGAGGTAATGCTGGAAGATGCTCGTACCCGAGCCGATCGCTTGCATCCGTTCTGGGCAAAGGTCGATACGAACGACCGGTAG
- the ilvD gene encoding dihydroxy-acid dehydratase, whose translation MSQPLNKYSSRITQPKSQGASQAMLYGTGMTEDDMQKAQVGICSVWYEGNTCNMHLNELGEEVKKGVVGADMVGMRFNTIGVSDGISMGTEGMSFSLQSRDLIADSIETIMGGQWYDGLVAIPGCDKNMPGCLIAMGRLNRPALMVYGGTIKPGHRNGDKLDVVSAFQCYGQFLAGTISEDERKEIVRKSCPGAGACGGMYTANTMASAIEALGMSLPFSASIPAEDPGKIEECHQAGAAIRNLLEKDIKPRDIMTREAFENAMVIVMALGGSTNAVLHLIAMARSVDIDLGLEDWQAVSDRVPMLADFKPSGKYVQEDLHKIGGTPGVMKYLLKEGLLTGDCLTVTGKTLAENCAETPDLTEGQDIVRPLSNPIKKTGHLQMLFGSLAPEGAVAKITGKEGLQFSGPAKVFDSEEDMLHALEDKKIVKGDVVVIRYEGPKGGPGMPEMLTPTSAIMGAGLGSDVALLTDGRFSGGSHGFIVGHITPEAQVGGPIALAQDGDLITIDADQRLIDLDVSEEELAKRKAAWTAPAYKVKRGTLYKYIKNVKSASEGCVTDE comes from the coding sequence GTGTCCCAGCCCCTGAACAAGTACAGCTCGCGTATCACCCAACCCAAAAGCCAAGGTGCATCCCAGGCCATGTTGTATGGAACCGGGATGACCGAAGACGACATGCAAAAGGCGCAAGTCGGCATTTGCAGCGTCTGGTATGAAGGTAATACCTGCAATATGCACCTCAACGAGCTTGGCGAAGAGGTGAAAAAAGGGGTCGTCGGTGCCGACATGGTCGGCATGCGGTTCAACACCATCGGCGTGAGCGATGGTATTTCGATGGGTACCGAAGGGATGAGCTTTTCGCTACAGTCCCGCGACCTGATCGCCGATTCGATCGAAACGATCATGGGTGGTCAGTGGTACGACGGGTTGGTGGCCATTCCTGGCTGCGACAAAAACATGCCTGGCTGTTTGATCGCCATGGGTCGGCTCAACCGCCCTGCCCTGATGGTTTACGGTGGCACGATCAAGCCTGGCCATCGCAACGGAGACAAGCTGGATGTCGTCTCGGCCTTTCAATGTTACGGCCAATTTCTTGCCGGAACGATTTCGGAAGACGAACGTAAAGAGATCGTTCGTAAGTCGTGCCCCGGTGCAGGTGCTTGTGGCGGAATGTACACGGCCAACACCATGGCCTCGGCCATTGAAGCCTTGGGCATGTCGTTGCCCTTCTCGGCCAGCATTCCGGCCGAAGACCCCGGCAAGATCGAAGAGTGTCACCAAGCCGGTGCCGCGATTCGTAACCTACTTGAAAAAGACATCAAGCCGCGAGATATCATGACTCGCGAAGCTTTCGAGAACGCCATGGTCATTGTCATGGCCCTAGGTGGCTCGACCAATGCTGTGCTGCACTTGATTGCCATGGCCCGTAGCGTGGACATCGACCTGGGCTTGGAAGACTGGCAGGCTGTCAGCGATCGTGTACCAATGCTGGCCGACTTCAAGCCAAGCGGTAAGTACGTGCAAGAAGACCTGCACAAGATCGGCGGCACCCCGGGCGTGATGAAGTACCTCTTGAAGGAAGGCCTGTTAACTGGTGATTGCCTGACGGTAACCGGCAAGACACTCGCCGAGAACTGCGCCGAAACGCCTGACCTGACCGAAGGTCAGGATATCGTGCGTCCGTTGTCTAATCCGATCAAAAAGACGGGCCACTTGCAGATGCTCTTCGGAAGCCTGGCCCCAGAGGGCGCGGTGGCTAAGATCACCGGCAAAGAAGGGCTTCAATTCAGCGGCCCGGCCAAGGTGTTCGATTCCGAAGAAGACATGCTTCACGCACTGGAAGATAAGAAAATCGTCAAAGGTGACGTGGTTGTCATTCGCTACGAAGGCCCCAAGGGCGGCCCCGGCATGCCGGAAATGCTCACCCCTACCTCGGCCATCATGGGTGCCGGATTGGGTTCGGATGTGGCACTACTGACCGACGGACGCTTCTCTGGCGGTTCTCACGGTTTTATCGTGGGTCACATCACTCCCGAGGCCCAAGTAGGCGGCCCAATCGCATTGGCCCAGGACGGCGACCTCATCACGATCGACGCCGACCAACGCCTGATCGACCTGGACGTATCAGAAGAAGAACTGGCCAAACGTAAAGCGGCCTGGACCGCTCCGGCCTACAAGGTCAAACGAGGCACGCTCTACAAGTACATCAAAAACGTGAAGAGCGCCTCGGAGGGTTGTGTGACCGACGAGTAA
- a CDS encoding 3-keto-disaccharide hydrolase, with protein sequence MKTNFLLLTCLFTLCVLTLGRASIVFAETDEDLLFNQDSFAGWEGNLDWFRIENGAVVAGRLDQDIPRNEFLCTEQEFADFELTLEAKLVGDGKNAGVQFRSKRIPDHHEVIGYQCDMGWVGNKPIWGALYDESRRREFLAEGDSEKIRKAIADKEFVPLKIRAQGKHIQIWVGDVKTVDYHEPDDNIPQSGILGLQIHSGPKCEAWYRNIRLKKL encoded by the coding sequence ATGAAAACTAATTTTCTGCTACTTACCTGCTTGTTCACACTCTGCGTGTTAACACTAGGCAGAGCCTCGATCGTGTTCGCCGAGACCGACGAAGACTTGCTTTTCAATCAAGATTCCTTCGCCGGCTGGGAAGGAAATCTCGACTGGTTCCGCATCGAGAACGGGGCCGTTGTCGCCGGGCGTTTAGACCAAGATATCCCACGCAATGAATTCCTTTGCACTGAACAAGAGTTCGCCGACTTTGAACTGACTCTCGAGGCAAAGCTGGTGGGCGATGGCAAGAACGCCGGGGTTCAATTTCGCAGCAAACGCATCCCCGATCACCACGAAGTGATTGGCTATCAGTGCGATATGGGCTGGGTTGGGAACAAGCCCATTTGGGGTGCGCTCTACGATGAGTCGCGTCGGCGAGAATTCCTGGCCGAGGGAGACTCGGAAAAGATCAGGAAGGCGATTGCCGACAAAGAATTCGTTCCTCTTAAGATTCGAGCCCAAGGCAAGCACATTCAGATTTGGGTCGGTGATGTCAAAACGGTCGATTATCACGAACCGGACGACAATATCCCCCAGTCAGGCATTCTCGGTCTGCAGATTCATTCCGGACCGAAGTGCGAAGCTTGGTATCGCAACATTCGTTTGAAGAAGTTGTGA
- a CDS encoding HAD family hydrolase — MAETSSTIEFFYFDLGKVLLDFDHEIACRQLADVLGTTAEVIRNDVFHSGEQWKYERGQITTLELHRWLCDRYDVSPNLEDVCHAASHIFHPIPGTIEIAAALHATGKRMGILSNTCDAHWEYCLGKPFPFLNEYFPVHALSFRLGTMKPDPEIYRKAAALCEVAPENIFFVDDRPENVAGAANAGYDAVLFTEPADLREALKVRGVRF, encoded by the coding sequence GTGGCGGAAACGAGTTCTACCATCGAGTTCTTTTACTTCGATCTGGGGAAGGTGCTGCTCGACTTCGATCACGAGATCGCTTGTCGCCAATTGGCAGACGTCTTGGGAACTACCGCTGAAGTCATCCGTAACGATGTCTTTCACTCAGGCGAGCAGTGGAAGTACGAACGGGGCCAGATCACCACGCTTGAACTGCATCGCTGGCTGTGCGATCGCTACGATGTTAGCCCCAATCTGGAAGACGTTTGCCATGCGGCCTCGCATATCTTCCATCCGATTCCCGGGACGATTGAAATCGCGGCGGCGCTGCATGCGACCGGAAAGCGAATGGGGATCCTTTCTAATACATGCGATGCCCACTGGGAGTATTGCCTGGGGAAACCGTTTCCCTTTCTCAATGAGTACTTCCCCGTTCACGCGCTGAGCTTTCGACTGGGCACGATGAAGCCAGATCCCGAGATCTACCGGAAAGCAGCTGCACTATGTGAGGTCGCACCGGAAAATATCTTCTTTGTGGACGATCGTCCGGAAAATGTGGCTGGTGCTGCCAATGCGGGTTATGACGCTGTATTGTTCACCGAGCCTGCCGACTTGCGTGAAGCATTGAAGGTTCGCGGCGTCCGTTTCTAA
- a CDS encoding response regulator has product MASISLNHEKQVLHVDDDDDFLKITKHRLTKAGYQVTSLGNPEHALKHLLDTNCRVCILDIDMPRVTGLQLLQEIKAYDGGIQVIMMTGLVSQMTVLESLRGGAEACFFKPMPDFTPLLESLDATFVKVERWWQCLHELKNRRDSELSGARASQCI; this is encoded by the coding sequence ATGGCATCCATTTCACTCAATCATGAGAAGCAAGTTCTTCATGTCGACGACGACGACGACTTCCTGAAGATCACAAAGCATCGGCTAACCAAGGCTGGCTACCAGGTCACGTCCTTAGGCAATCCGGAACATGCTTTGAAACACTTACTGGACACGAACTGCCGCGTTTGCATCCTCGATATCGATATGCCCCGCGTCACTGGTTTGCAGTTACTGCAAGAGATCAAGGCCTACGATGGCGGTATTCAGGTCATCATGATGACGGGCCTGGTTTCGCAGATGACCGTCCTGGAATCGCTGCGTGGCGGCGCAGAGGCCTGTTTTTTCAAGCCGATGCCAGACTTCACACCGTTATTGGAATCGTTAGATGCAACCTTCGTCAAAGTAGAGCGATGGTGGCAATGTCTGCATGAATTGAAGAATCGCCGAGACAGCGAGTTGAGCGGCGCCAGAGCCTCTCAGTGTATCTGA
- a CDS encoding chemotaxis protein CheA translates to MNTTVDPNDELLLAFIDESLHSIHGLADQMTAYLNNPANSDSINGVFRTVHSIKGNAGFFGLSAIKKFAHSVENTLDDIRNQKLALTEDLNRSLIDSFDRINGLLQQVEQNDIRDELSPEEVALLERIAELSLDSEGGGTGEEAMIRELQTLAEEMNAAGFPESLRWSDKLSELIGNTEEGAESEEGSAIEPKDVLSGYFEISGEDVSALVHGVAQAFVWPEDGAWNDERSAQVLDRLADFSMVCRLRGSKSDQEKIEAAARDFKAIYESPIGIDDGLLSMVWENVAAVIERFHPEEEPVEETTSLKLKEPNPDVAAPETPAGQHAKRSRSIRVNENHLDRFLDDVSALFITCERLKDVQARMAVSETIGELVEELRQVNVTFSTQANELQKSVVSLRKVPVRALLSKFPPMARKLASDLGKQIDVHIEGEEVEVDKSLIEDLDSPLTHMIRNVADHAIETPQQRQQRGVCETGNLWIRAETTRTHVVITIRDDGRGIDASRIRQKAIDKKIMPVEQLQMMPDTEVIDLIFHPGFSTAEEITDVSGRGVGMDVVRTTIRDHDGDVHVESVVNEGTTFTIEIPIRQAVLVIEGLLVNVAQEQFIIPFENIREVMEIESDEIKTCHGLPMTIVRGQTVSVVSLAQQMELYSSENWEDKSKHAAVLVASKQGAACFLVDRVIGKRKVVVNDLQNVLENCNRISGVAQLGGGHLSLVISVPEIVKSLVPSTVS, encoded by the coding sequence ATGAATACTACCGTAGATCCCAACGACGAACTTCTCTTGGCGTTTATCGATGAATCGCTTCACTCGATTCATGGACTCGCTGATCAGATGACGGCCTATTTGAACAATCCGGCCAATTCGGATTCGATCAATGGTGTCTTTCGTACGGTCCATTCGATCAAAGGTAATGCTGGTTTCTTTGGCCTATCGGCTATTAAGAAGTTCGCTCATTCGGTCGAAAACACACTGGATGACATCCGAAATCAGAAGCTTGCGTTGACAGAAGATCTGAACCGATCGCTGATCGATTCGTTCGATCGAATCAATGGACTTCTCCAGCAAGTCGAGCAGAATGACATTCGCGACGAACTGTCGCCTGAGGAAGTCGCCCTGCTGGAACGTATCGCCGAATTGTCACTCGACTCGGAAGGGGGTGGTACCGGCGAAGAAGCGATGATCCGCGAATTGCAAACGCTGGCAGAAGAGATGAACGCTGCTGGCTTTCCCGAATCGTTGCGATGGTCCGATAAACTGTCGGAACTCATCGGCAATACCGAGGAAGGAGCCGAGTCGGAAGAAGGTTCGGCAATTGAACCTAAGGATGTTCTAAGCGGGTATTTTGAAATCAGCGGCGAAGACGTTTCGGCTTTGGTTCACGGCGTAGCTCAGGCATTTGTCTGGCCGGAAGATGGAGCGTGGAACGATGAACGATCTGCCCAGGTTCTCGATCGCTTGGCCGACTTTTCGATGGTTTGTCGTCTGCGCGGCAGCAAGAGCGATCAAGAGAAGATCGAAGCCGCTGCCAGAGATTTCAAAGCCATTTACGAAAGTCCGATCGGCATCGACGACGGATTGCTTTCGATGGTGTGGGAGAACGTGGCCGCGGTCATTGAACGATTCCACCCAGAAGAAGAGCCGGTCGAAGAGACAACCTCGCTGAAGCTGAAGGAGCCGAATCCGGACGTCGCTGCGCCGGAGACTCCGGCCGGTCAGCATGCGAAACGGTCGCGCTCGATTCGTGTCAACGAGAATCACCTCGATCGCTTCCTCGATGACGTTTCGGCGCTGTTTATTACCTGTGAGCGTCTGAAAGATGTCCAAGCTCGGATGGCCGTGTCGGAAACGATTGGCGAATTGGTAGAAGAACTGCGTCAAGTCAATGTCACCTTTTCGACACAGGCCAATGAACTGCAAAAGAGTGTCGTTTCGCTCCGAAAAGTGCCGGTGCGGGCTTTGTTATCTAAGTTTCCTCCGATGGCTCGCAAGTTGGCAAGTGACCTGGGCAAGCAAATCGATGTCCACATCGAAGGAGAAGAAGTCGAGGTCGACAAGTCGTTGATCGAGGACCTTGATTCACCATTGACGCACATGATTCGCAACGTGGCCGACCATGCCATCGAAACGCCCCAGCAGCGACAACAGCGTGGCGTTTGCGAAACCGGAAACTTGTGGATCAGGGCCGAAACGACGCGCACCCATGTCGTTATCACGATCCGGGACGATGGGCGTGGTATCGATGCCAGTCGTATTCGCCAGAAGGCCATCGACAAGAAGATTATGCCGGTGGAACAGCTCCAAATGATGCCTGATACGGAGGTCATCGACTTAATTTTCCATCCGGGCTTTTCAACCGCAGAAGAAATCACCGATGTCTCTGGGCGGGGCGTGGGAATGGATGTTGTCCGGACCACGATTCGCGATCACGACGGCGATGTCCATGTCGAGTCGGTGGTCAACGAGGGGACGACGTTTACGATTGAAATACCAATTCGTCAGGCCGTGTTAGTGATTGAAGGTCTGCTGGTGAATGTTGCTCAAGAGCAGTTCATCATTCCCTTCGAGAATATTCGCGAAGTGATGGAAATCGAATCTGACGAGATAAAGACCTGCCATGGTCTTCCTATGACGATTGTGCGAGGGCAGACAGTTTCGGTGGTGTCGTTGGCCCAGCAGATGGAACTCTATTCGTCCGAGAATTGGGAAGACAAGTCCAAGCATGCCGCCGTTTTGGTCGCCAGCAAGCAAGGGGCAGCATGCTTTCTGGTCGATCGCGTGATCGGCAAACGTAAAGTGGTTGTCAACGATCTGCAGAACGTGCTGGAGAATTGCAACCGGATCAGTGGCGTCGCCCAGTTAGGTGGCGGACACTTGTCGTTGGTGATAAGCGTTCCGGAAATTGTTAAGTCGTTGGTGCCCAGTACCGTCAGTTAG
- a CDS encoding PAS domain-containing sensor histidine kinase, whose product MQPEKDSCYRGETAETRAWKAADVEQENKQLKQRVAELENILCSVPVHIVTINPDGELTYVNYFSQELYDKIVGHNIRDFVSPEDGKILEETLHRVLTEGKIQKARVRSLASNTIQQARYAPLTTSDGKQVIVGATFDATDEQEEVHALQESKEKIEAQLSESDKRFRTMVETTPIPVVISDMETGRVLTGNRALADAFATSYETLQEQMTGEFYADPAQRQALLDRVVSGGSIRGRTMKLKTAEGNIWWAAVYLDRINFAGRTALLACFLDISVRKQREEEILRDRRALRRLLDTNERDRRLIAYEIHDGVVQDMTGALMFLQTGLSLIPSDTDGHQELSRGTQLLSNGIGEIRRLLNGLRPLSLEQGGVIAALDDLVTRLTEEGFMVDFYHDVQFERLAPSLEMAIYRTIQEGVNNARKHSDTHHARVTIQQEDKTILLRIADQGCGFDPSQVDPSRCGLSGIHERASLLGGTAQIETSLGKGTTISVTLPLSDFIDGD is encoded by the coding sequence GTGCAACCAGAGAAAGACAGCTGCTACCGAGGAGAAACGGCGGAAACCCGGGCCTGGAAGGCTGCCGACGTGGAACAGGAAAACAAACAGCTGAAACAGCGTGTCGCGGAACTGGAAAACATTCTTTGCTCGGTTCCAGTGCACATCGTCACCATCAATCCGGATGGTGAACTGACCTATGTCAACTACTTCTCACAAGAGCTCTATGACAAAATCGTGGGCCACAACATCCGCGATTTCGTTTCCCCGGAAGATGGCAAGATCTTAGAGGAAACGCTCCATCGTGTCCTGACCGAAGGTAAAATACAAAAAGCCAGGGTTCGCAGCTTAGCCTCGAATACGATTCAGCAAGCTCGCTACGCGCCGCTAACGACGAGTGATGGAAAGCAAGTCATTGTTGGGGCCACGTTCGATGCAACCGACGAACAAGAAGAAGTCCATGCACTCCAGGAAAGCAAGGAGAAGATCGAGGCCCAACTGAGCGAGAGTGACAAACGATTCCGCACGATGGTCGAGACGACACCCATCCCGGTGGTGATCTCCGACATGGAGACAGGACGCGTGTTGACTGGAAACCGCGCACTCGCCGATGCATTTGCCACCTCCTACGAAACCCTGCAAGAGCAGATGACCGGGGAGTTTTATGCAGACCCTGCCCAACGTCAGGCACTTCTCGATCGCGTTGTTAGTGGTGGCTCGATTCGGGGTAGGACTATGAAACTGAAAACAGCCGAAGGCAACATCTGGTGGGCTGCGGTTTACTTGGATCGGATCAACTTCGCCGGCCGCACTGCCCTTTTGGCATGTTTTTTGGATATTAGTGTTCGCAAGCAACGTGAGGAAGAGATCTTACGTGATCGCCGTGCACTTCGACGTTTGCTCGATACCAACGAACGCGATCGACGGTTAATTGCCTATGAGATCCACGATGGCGTTGTCCAAGATATGACCGGTGCGTTGATGTTTCTGCAAACAGGGCTCAGCCTGATTCCCTCAGATACCGACGGACACCAGGAGCTAAGTCGCGGAACCCAGTTGCTATCCAACGGGATCGGCGAAATTCGCCGACTTCTCAATGGCCTCCGACCGCTGAGCTTAGAACAAGGAGGGGTCATCGCGGCCCTCGACGATCTGGTAACTCGCCTGACCGAAGAGGGATTCATGGTCGACTTTTACCACGACGTTCAATTCGAACGCCTTGCCCCTTCACTAGAGATGGCCATCTACCGCACGATTCAAGAGGGAGTGAACAATGCCCGCAAGCATAGTGACACCCATCATGCTCGGGTAACGATCCAGCAAGAGGACAAAACGATCTTGCTGCGTATCGCGGATCAAGGATGCGGCTTCGATCCAAGTCAGGTCGACCCTAGTCGCTGCGGACTCTCGGGGATTCACGAGCGAGCAAGTTTGCTGGGGGGAACAGCCCAGATCGAGACTTCTCTCGGTAAGGGAACGACCATTTCGGTCACGCTCCCGTTGAGTGACTTTATCGACGGTGACTAA